In a genomic window of Candidatus Tumulicola sp.:
- a CDS encoding serine hydrolase, whose amino-acid sequence MAFAISFAPWPADAASPASSEEVQQSIDRFVSRAPGVVVVVGLVDHGQSRIFTAGRPPAGAPPLDASTEFQIGSITKTFTATLLAEMVQKGAVNLDDPIGKYLPRGTRTPEYRGQPITLLELAEQNSGLPEMPTNFAPSNLSDPYADYGAARLYDFLGSYVLTRAPATKFEYSNVGVGLLGTLLSNAAHLDYASLVESGVLTPLGMNETAAGLTPEIRARLMPGFTQELTPSPAWTLTGLAGAGAINSSMHDMLLYLKANMNAPAGPLGKAMAFAQTPRSDTTIAPFMKIGLNWFTNIDSHITWHNGQTGGYHSFLGFDRASGIGIVVLTNVASFDVDALAAHLLAPGTIPASPVLATPPPAVLPHGNSPLVGVYRLSPTFAITIFEDNGVLYGQGTRQSQVELTLQSGTTYKVSGVDATITFVLDSTGHATSLVLHQNGQSIPGTLVKPNMP is encoded by the coding sequence GTGGCTTTCGCTATCTCGTTCGCACCATGGCCGGCCGATGCTGCTAGCCCAGCGTCGTCCGAAGAAGTCCAACAATCGATCGATAGGTTCGTTTCGCGGGCACCAGGGGTCGTCGTCGTCGTAGGCTTAGTAGACCACGGTCAGAGCAGAATTTTCACCGCCGGGAGACCTCCGGCGGGCGCGCCGCCGCTCGATGCATCGACCGAATTTCAGATAGGCTCGATAACCAAGACATTTACGGCAACTCTATTAGCCGAAATGGTTCAAAAAGGTGCCGTTAACCTGGACGACCCGATTGGTAAATATCTTCCGCGTGGAACTCGTACGCCTGAGTACAGGGGTCAGCCGATAACGCTCCTCGAGCTCGCCGAGCAGAACTCAGGGCTACCCGAGATGCCCACCAACTTCGCTCCGTCGAATCTCAGCGATCCGTATGCCGACTATGGGGCCGCACGACTTTACGACTTTCTTGGCAGCTACGTACTGACGCGAGCGCCGGCGACAAAGTTTGAGTACTCGAACGTCGGCGTCGGTCTGCTTGGAACGTTGCTCTCGAACGCGGCGCACTTGGATTACGCGTCACTCGTGGAGTCCGGCGTTCTCACACCGCTTGGAATGAACGAGACGGCTGCCGGCCTCACCCCAGAGATTCGGGCCCGCCTTATGCCCGGGTTCACGCAGGAGCTCACACCGAGTCCGGCTTGGACACTCACCGGGCTCGCAGGTGCGGGCGCAATCAACTCTTCGATGCACGATATGTTACTTTACTTAAAAGCAAATATGAACGCGCCGGCGGGTCCCTTAGGTAAAGCGATGGCTTTCGCGCAGACGCCTCGCAGCGACACGACGATTGCGCCGTTCATGAAGATTGGTCTGAATTGGTTTACCAATATTGATTCGCACATCACCTGGCATAATGGGCAAACTGGGGGCTATCACTCATTCCTTGGATTCGACCGCGCGAGTGGCATTGGAATCGTCGTTCTCACAAACGTCGCCAGTTTCGACGTCGACGCTCTCGCCGCGCACCTTCTTGCGCCGGGAACCATCCCTGCGTCGCCCGTTCTTGCGACACCACCACCGGCGGTGCTGCCGCACGGCAATTCACCGCTCGTCGGTGTTTACCGGTTGTCGCCGACTTTCGCGATCACGATATTTGAAGACAACGGCGTACTGTATGGCCAAGGTACGAGGCAGTCACAAGTTGAGCTGACGTTACAATCGGGCACGACCTATAAAGTCAGCGGCGTCGATGCGACTATTACGTTCGTGCTCGATAGCACCGGCCACGCCACTTCGCTAGTGTTGCATCAGAACGGCCAAAGCATACCCGGCACCCTCGTGAAGCCAAACATGCCCTAA